In the Candidatus Electrothrix rattekaaiensis genome, one interval contains:
- a CDS encoding Na+/H+ antiporter NhaA — protein MLPVFAFANSGLNLKGVGMDQVLHSVPLGIALGLVVGKQIGVFGLCFLSLKLKIAQLPKGINMGHLYGASLLCGIGFTMSLFIGGLAFQGSGAEKIFDERIGIILGSLISGGAGYAVLQMVTKRGNVQG, from the coding sequence ATTCTCCCTGTCTTTGCCTTTGCCAACTCTGGATTGAATCTGAAAGGAGTGGGCATGGATCAGGTGCTGCATTCAGTGCCGCTGGGGATCGCTCTCGGCTTGGTTGTCGGCAAACAGATAGGAGTGTTCGGCCTCTGTTTTCTCTCCCTCAAATTGAAAATCGCCCAGTTGCCTAAGGGAATCAATATGGGCCATCTCTACGGTGCCTCCCTGCTCTGTGGGATTGGTTTCACCATGAGTCTGTTCATCGGCGGGTTGGCCTTTCAGGGCAGCGGGGCAGAAAAGATCTTTGATGAACGGATCGGCATTATTCTCGGGTCATTGATTTCAGGAGGGGCTGGTTATGCGGTTCTGCAAATGGTGACGAAACGAGGTAACGTTCAGGGATGA
- a CDS encoding Fic family protein — MNNYTPPFTLTTRILDSVERIGEALGRLQMNREQQIAPHLRRNNRIRTVQASLAIEGNTLSLDQVTAVLAGKRVLGTPQEVQEVRNGFVAYEQLEQWQPGELTHLCEAHKVLMTGLLDDPGRLRRGSVGIKRQGEVIHIAPPAENLTSLLHSLLTWLKTTELHPLVAGSAFHYELEFIHPFMDGNGRLGRLWQTLILGRWRSVFFFIPIETVVHDRQEEYYRALRQSDSGGSSTFFIEFMLSAILAACTELSLPEATLEAAPEIHRLLEVLEGEMNRRQIQDRLGLKAEKNFRLLYLRPALDAGLIEMTIPGKPRSPRQCYRLTLTGQAVKMRGVR; from the coding sequence ATGAACAATTATACTCCTCCTTTCACTCTAACAACGCGGATTCTTGACTCGGTGGAACGGATAGGCGAGGCTTTGGGGCGTCTCCAGATGAACAGGGAACAGCAGATTGCCCCCCATCTGCGCCGGAATAACCGCATCCGTACTGTCCAAGCCTCGTTGGCCATTGAGGGTAACACTCTGAGTCTGGATCAGGTCACAGCGGTATTGGCTGGTAAACGAGTACTGGGTACGCCTCAAGAAGTTCAGGAGGTACGTAACGGTTTTGTTGCCTATGAACAGTTGGAGCAATGGCAGCCGGGAGAGTTGACTCATCTCTGCGAGGCCCATAAGGTACTTATGACAGGCCTCCTTGATGATCCGGGGCGACTGCGTCGCGGGAGTGTGGGGATCAAACGACAGGGAGAGGTCATTCATATCGCTCCGCCAGCCGAGAATCTCACCAGTCTGCTGCATTCCTTGCTGACTTGGCTGAAAACGACAGAGCTTCACCCTTTGGTGGCCGGTTCGGCGTTTCATTACGAGCTGGAGTTTATCCATCCCTTTATGGATGGTAACGGTCGATTGGGTCGACTTTGGCAAACCTTGATTTTGGGTCGATGGCGATCGGTCTTCTTTTTTATCCCCATTGAAACTGTAGTTCATGACCGGCAGGAGGAATATTACCGCGCTTTACGTCAAAGCGACAGTGGTGGCTCATCTACTTTCTTTATTGAATTCATGCTTTCCGCTATTTTGGCTGCCTGTACGGAGCTGTCCCTACCCGAAGCCACACTCGAAGCTGCACCGGAAATACACCGATTGCTTGAGGTGCTTGAGGGAGAAATGAATCGTCGTCAAATTCAGGATCGGCTGGGTTTGAAGGCGGAAAAGAATTTTCGACTTCTCTATCTACGGCCCGCTTTGGATGCGGGATTGATTGAGATGACTATCCCAGGTAAACCGCGCAGTCCTAGGCAATGCTATCGTTTAACCCTGACCGGACAGGCGGTGAAAATGAGAGGAGTGCGATGA
- a CDS encoding RimK/LysX family protein, whose translation MVKKRKIELPVIGWREWVKLPSLGVDKIKAKVDSGARSSSIQAVNLKTFERDGEQWVRFKIHPIQRSSKGTLDAEAKVLEFRSIKSSNGIAKIRPVILADIELLGQVWQVELTLASRDNMGFRMLLGREAFRDRFMVDGGRSYYGGRPDRKKKVNRGPKTDSESQNQGKL comes from the coding sequence ATGGTTAAAAAAAGAAAAATTGAGCTGCCAGTTATTGGGTGGCGAGAGTGGGTTAAACTTCCAAGTCTCGGTGTTGACAAAATTAAAGCAAAGGTCGATTCTGGGGCACGTTCCTCGTCGATACAGGCAGTCAACCTCAAGACATTTGAGCGAGATGGAGAGCAATGGGTACGTTTCAAGATTCACCCTATCCAACGGTCGAGCAAGGGTACTCTTGATGCAGAAGCCAAAGTACTTGAGTTCAGATCTATCAAAAGTTCAAATGGAATAGCTAAAATTAGGCCGGTCATTCTGGCAGATATTGAGCTGCTCGGGCAAGTTTGGCAGGTTGAATTGACTCTTGCAAGTCGTGATAATATGGGGTTCAGAATGCTTCTCGGTCGTGAAGCATTCAGGGATCGATTTATGGTTGACGGTGGGAGATCTTATTATGGTGGTAGACCGGATCGCAAGAAAAAGGTAAATAGAGGCCCAAAAACAGATTCCGAATCTCAAAATCAAGGAAAATTATGA
- a CDS encoding RimK family alpha-L-glutamate ligase: MKLALLSCNGQSYSTRRLREAALQRGHKVKVLNTLKFAIDLDQGMPELYFRQKRLSQYDAVLPRIGASITYYGTAVVRQFEQMDVFCANSSASIGNSRDKLRSLQILSRHSIGIPQTTFVRDKKDVLPAIERVGGAPVVIKLIEGTQGIGVILANSFSTAAGIVELLQSQKQSVLIQKFVKESKGRDIRAFVVGDRVVGAMRRVAQGQEFRSNVHRGGITEPVQLDELYTETAVRAAQILGLRVAGVDLLEGKDGPQIMEVNSSPGLEGIEGCTQLDIAGSIIDYIAAQVNFPEIDLRQRLTVSSGYGVAEIYIPEGSEYIGKTITESRLREKDIVVLTLHRNAKVIPNPKPERELFAGDRLLCFGKLELMRDMTPKKIRRKRQPKIKHLPELPVADEVYKEAGTGESVCIPKEADRTDHGNEHE, encoded by the coding sequence ATGAAACTTGCTCTTCTCTCATGCAACGGCCAAAGCTACAGTACACGTCGACTTCGTGAAGCTGCGTTGCAACGCGGCCATAAGGTGAAGGTGCTCAATACGCTCAAGTTTGCCATAGATCTGGATCAGGGCATGCCCGAGCTGTATTTTCGCCAGAAACGCCTTTCTCAATATGATGCGGTCCTGCCAAGAATCGGGGCCTCAATCACCTATTATGGCACTGCTGTTGTACGGCAATTCGAACAGATGGATGTATTTTGTGCGAACTCATCCGCCAGTATTGGAAATTCAAGAGATAAACTCAGAAGTTTGCAGATACTCAGTCGGCATTCTATCGGTATTCCGCAAACGACCTTTGTCCGAGATAAGAAGGATGTGCTGCCAGCAATTGAGCGGGTCGGCGGGGCACCTGTTGTTATCAAATTGATTGAAGGGACCCAAGGGATTGGCGTCATCCTGGCAAATTCGTTCAGTACTGCCGCTGGAATCGTCGAACTTTTGCAGAGTCAGAAACAGAGTGTTCTTATTCAGAAATTTGTTAAGGAAAGCAAAGGCAGGGATATCCGAGCCTTTGTTGTCGGTGATCGGGTCGTGGGAGCGATGCGCCGAGTAGCCCAGGGACAGGAGTTTCGCAGCAACGTTCATAGAGGCGGCATCACCGAGCCGGTACAGCTTGATGAATTGTACACAGAAACGGCTGTGCGAGCAGCGCAGATATTAGGGCTTCGGGTGGCAGGAGTGGATCTTCTTGAAGGGAAAGACGGACCGCAAATTATGGAGGTAAATTCCTCGCCAGGTTTAGAGGGTATTGAGGGGTGTACCCAGCTTGATATTGCCGGATCTATTATTGACTACATTGCTGCGCAGGTGAATTTTCCAGAGATTGATCTTCGGCAACGTTTGACCGTAAGCAGTGGCTATGGCGTTGCAGAAATTTATATCCCTGAAGGGTCTGAGTATATAGGTAAAACTATTACTGAATCACGATTGCGCGAAAAAGACATTGTGGTCCTGACCCTCCATCGGAACGCAAAGGTCATACCTAATCCTAAACCTGAACGAGAGTTATTTGCAGGCGATCGTCTGCTCTGTTTCGGCAAGCTTGAACTGATGCGTGACATGACGCCGAAAAAGATCCGTCGGAAACGACAACCAAAAATTAAGCATTTACCTGAGCTGCCTGTGGCTGATGAAGTCTATAAGGAAGCCGGGACAGGCGAATCTGTCTGCATACCCAAGGAGGCAGACAGGACCGATCATGGGAACGAGCATGAATAA
- a CDS encoding succinylglutamate desuccinylase/aspartoacylase family protein — MNNPVSSTSMFDWFGEKIGPGEARNVHLAVGESYSSMTVNIHIHIRRAQEDGPIVFVTGALHGDEINGCGAIRQLIQDDNLQIRQGTVVLIPVLNLPAFERHSRYLPDRRDLNRSFPGSAEGSLAGRMAFTIFNEIVKRCDYGIDLHTASVRRTNYPTVRGDLTAPEVRRLAEAFGAEIIMNSQGPKNSFRREACAAGCPTIIMEGGEVWKVEPGIVETAVRGVKNVLRELNMLEGKIESPAYQIVIERSKWIRAERGGFLDFHIKPGDIVKQGQPIATNTTILGESQDTLYAPFNGVVMGMTSLPSISPGEPICNLGKLPIQYSPEKLARLRAKEDGLEQQVLDDLGTNVLVTGPPESMAES; from the coding sequence ATGAATAACCCTGTTTCGAGCACGTCAATGTTTGATTGGTTCGGTGAGAAGATAGGGCCGGGAGAAGCACGCAATGTCCATCTTGCTGTGGGTGAAAGTTACAGCAGCATGACCGTGAATATCCATATCCATATACGTCGCGCACAGGAAGACGGGCCGATCGTGTTTGTGACCGGAGCTTTGCACGGCGATGAAATCAACGGCTGCGGAGCCATTCGCCAACTCATTCAGGATGATAACCTTCAGATTCGACAAGGAACCGTTGTCCTGATCCCGGTCCTGAATCTGCCTGCCTTTGAGCGCCATTCCCGCTACCTGCCGGATCGTCGGGATTTGAATCGTTCCTTTCCCGGCTCTGCCGAAGGGAGCCTTGCCGGTCGAATGGCCTTTACAATTTTTAACGAGATTGTCAAGCGGTGTGATTACGGTATTGATTTACATACCGCATCGGTCCGACGAACCAATTATCCCACAGTTCGGGGCGACCTGACCGCGCCTGAAGTTCGCCGACTGGCCGAGGCCTTTGGTGCTGAAATCATCATGAACAGTCAGGGCCCGAAAAACTCCTTTCGCCGGGAGGCATGTGCTGCTGGCTGCCCGACCATTATTATGGAAGGCGGCGAAGTGTGGAAAGTGGAACCCGGTATTGTGGAAACAGCGGTTCGCGGGGTGAAAAATGTGCTGCGTGAATTGAACATGCTGGAAGGCAAAATCGAAAGTCCTGCCTACCAGATCGTGATTGAGAGATCAAAGTGGATTCGGGCGGAGCGGGGCGGTTTCCTTGATTTTCATATCAAACCCGGTGATATCGTCAAGCAGGGACAGCCTATAGCAACCAATACAACCATTCTCGGTGAAAGCCAAGATACGTTGTATGCGCCGTTTAACGGGGTGGTGATGGGCATGACGAGCCTGCCTTCCATCAGTCCGGGCGAACCTATCTGCAACCTCGGTAAATTACCGATACAATACAGTCCAGAGAAATTGGCACGATTGCGGGCAAAGGAAGACGGGCTGGAACAGCAGGTGCTGGACGATCTGGGCACAAACGTTCTTGTCACTGGTCCGCCTGAGAGTATGGCGGAATCATGA
- a CDS encoding tetratricopeptide repeat protein, translating to MNIARVKKIVKYLSIPLVFVGIGLAAYGLDKAEAVDLDDTKAALTAYQKAVELDPDNAEGWNELGKVLLRTGELAQAEEAFRKVLALGEAHQDKEWQAKGIGNLGIVYSIRGELDKAEEMYRKSLEISEALGLKETTSRQYGNLGNVYLKRGELDKAEEMYRKSLALHETLGSKEGLAADYGNLGIVYETRGELGRAEEMYRKSLALHETLGSKEGLAADYGNLGIVYETRGELGRAEEMYRKALALHETLGSKEGMAQNYGNLGVVYKTRGELEQAEEMHKKALTIDEALGNKKGMAQNYGNLGVVYKTRGELEQAEEMHKKALTIDEALGNKKGMAQDYGNLGEVYRVRGELDKAEEMYRKALALHETLGSKEGMAQNYGNLGVVYKTRGELEQAEEMQESSDYRRSLGQQERHGSRLRQSGRGISSTR from the coding sequence ATGAACATTGCAAGAGTCAAAAAGATTGTCAAGTATCTGTCTATCCCGCTGGTCTTCGTCGGTATTGGCCTAGCGGCGTATGGCTTGGACAAGGCGGAGGCGGTTGATTTGGACGATACAAAGGCGGCCTTGACTGCCTACCAGAAAGCTGTGGAGCTTGACCCGGATAATGCGGAGGGCTGGAATGAACTCGGTAAGGTGCTTCTCCGTACAGGGGAGCTTGCGCAGGCCGAAGAAGCATTCCGTAAGGTCCTGGCCTTGGGCGAAGCGCATCAGGACAAAGAGTGGCAGGCGAAAGGTATCGGCAATCTGGGCATTGTGTATAGTATACGGGGCGAACTGGACAAGGCAGAGGAGATGTACCGGAAGAGCCTGGAGATCAGCGAGGCGCTGGGACTGAAGGAAACGACATCAAGACAGTACGGCAATCTGGGCAATGTGTATCTGAAACGCGGCGAGTTGGACAAGGCAGAGGAGATGTACAGGAAATCGCTTGCGCTTCACGAAACCTTGGGCAGCAAGGAAGGCTTGGCAGCGGATTACGGCAATCTGGGCATTGTGTATGAGACACGCGGTGAGCTGGGCCGGGCGGAGGAGATGTACAGGAAATCGCTTGCGCTTCACGAAACCTTGGGCAGCAAGGAAGGCTTGGCAGCGGATTACGGCAATCTGGGCATTGTGTATGAGACACGCGGTGAGCTGGGCCGGGCGGAGGAGATGTACAGAAAAGCACTTGCGCTTCACGAAACCTTGGGCAGCAAGGAAGGCATGGCGCAGAATTACGGCAATTTGGGTGTTGTGTATAAGACACGCGGCGAGCTTGAGCAGGCGGAAGAGATGCACAAGAAAGCTCTGACTATCGACGAAGCCTTGGGCAACAAGAAAGGCATGGCGCAGAATTACGGCAATTTGGGTGTTGTATATAAGACACGCGGCGAGCTTGAGCAGGCGGAAGAGATGCACAAGAAAGCTCTGACTATCGACGAAGCCTTGGGCAACAAGAAAGGCATGGCTCAAGACTACGGCAATCTGGGCGAGGTATATCGAGTACGCGGTGAGCTGGACAAGGCGGAGGAGATGTACAGAAAAGCACTTGCGCTTCACGAAACCTTGGGCAGCAAGGAAGGCATGGCGCAGAATTACGGCAATTTGGGTGTTGTATATAAGACACGCGGCGAGCTTGAGCAGGCGGAAGAGATGCAAGAAAGCTCTGACTATCGACGAAGCCTTGGGCAACAAGAAAGGCATGGCTCAAGACTACGGCAATCTGGGCGAGGTATATCGAGTACGCGGTGA
- a CDS encoding tetratricopeptide repeat protein — protein MAQDYGNLGEVYRVRGELDKAEEMYRKSLEISEALGLKETTANQYGNLGIVYQTRGELGKAEEMHRKALELNKALSSKEGIASGYGNLGIVYGIRGDLDKAEEMYRKALELNKALGRKKGMASNYGNLGEVYRVRGELDKAEEMYRKGLALNEALGRKKGMAIQYGNLGNVYKTRGELGKAEEMFRKSLALHETLGHKEGMAQNYGNLGIVYRTRGDLDKAEEMYRKALELNKALGRKEGMANAYGNLGLVYKTRGELEQAEEMYRKSLALHETLGHKEGMAQNYGNLGIVYRTRGELDKAEEMYRKALELNEALGRKEGMANAYGNLGNVYAIRGELGKAEEMHRKALALNQALDHKEGMARDYGNLGNVYLKRGELDKAEGMHRKALEISEALGLKQVTANLYTSLGIVYKRRGELGKAEEMHRKALALNQALDHKEGMARDYGNLGNVYLKRGELDKAEGMHRKALEISEALGLKQVTANLYTSLGIVYKRRGELDKAEEMYRKGLELDQALGSKKGMALDYGNLGEVYRVRGDLDKAEEMFKKALEFNEALGSKQGMAQNYGNLGLVYAIRGDLDKAEEMIKKALELDEALGSKQGMAQNYGNLGNVYLKRGELDKAEEMYRKSLEISEALGLKETTAGQYGNLGKVYKARGDLDKAEDMHRKAIELNEALGSREGMAANYGNLGKVYLKRGDQDKAEELWKKSLRLYEEMGAMQHPGAKKVQQALDDLAQ, from the coding sequence ATGGCTCAAGACTACGGCAATCTGGGCGAGGTATATCGAGTACGCGGTGAGCTGGACAAGGCGGAGGAGATGTACCGGAAGAGCCTTGAGATCAGCGAGGCGTTAGGACTGAAGGAAACAACGGCGAACCAGTACGGCAATCTGGGCATTGTGTATCAGACACGCGGGGAGCTGGGCAAGGCGGAGGAGATGCACCGGAAAGCTCTGGAGCTTAATAAAGCCTTGAGCAGCAAAGAAGGCATAGCATCAGGCTACGGCAATCTGGGCATTGTGTATGGGATACGCGGTGATCTGGACAAGGCGGAGGAGATGTACCGGAAAGCTCTGGAACTCAACAAAGCCTTGGGCCGTAAGAAAGGCATGGCGAGCAACTACGGCAATCTGGGCGAGGTATATCGAGTACGCGGTGAGCTGGACAAGGCAGAGGAGATGTACAGGAAAGGTCTGGCACTCAACGAAGCCTTGGGCCGTAAGAAAGGCATGGCTATTCAGTACGGCAATCTGGGCAATGTGTATAAGACACGCGGCGAGTTGGGCAAGGCGGAGGAGATGTTTAGGAAATCGCTTGCGCTTCACGAAACCTTGGGCCATAAGGAAGGTATGGCGCAAAATTACGGCAATCTGGGCATTGTGTATCGTACACGCGGTGATCTGGACAAGGCGGAGGAGATGTACCGGAAAGCTCTGGAACTCAACAAAGCCTTGGGCCGTAAGGAAGGCATGGCGAATGCTTACGGCAATCTGGGTCTTGTGTATAAGACACGGGGCGAGCTTGAGCAGGCAGAGGAGATGTACAGGAAATCGCTTGCGCTTCACGAAACCTTGGGCCATAAGGAAGGTATGGCGCAAAATTACGGCAATCTGGGCATTGTGTATCGTACACGGGGTGAGCTGGACAAGGCGGAGGAGATGTACAGGAAAGCTTTGGAGCTTAACGAAGCCTTGGGCCGCAAAGAAGGCATGGCGAATGCTTACGGCAATCTGGGTAATGTGTATGCGATACGCGGCGAGCTGGGCAAGGCGGAGGAAATGCACCGGAAAGCACTTGCGCTTAATCAAGCCTTGGACCATAAGGAAGGCATGGCGAGGGATTACGGCAATCTGGGCAATGTGTATCTGAAACGCGGCGAGTTGGACAAGGCCGAGGGGATGCATAGGAAAGCTCTGGAAATCAGCGAGGCTTTGGGGCTGAAGCAAGTAACGGCGAACCTGTACACGAGTCTGGGCATTGTGTATAAGAGACGCGGCGAGCTGGGCAAGGCGGAGGAAATGCACCGGAAAGCACTTGCGCTTAATCAAGCCTTGGACCATAAGGAAGGCATGGCGAGGGATTACGGCAATCTGGGCAATGTGTATCTGAAACGCGGCGAGTTGGACAAGGCCGAGGGGATGCATAGGAAAGCTCTGGAAATCAGCGAGGCTTTGGGGCTGAAGCAAGTAACGGCGAACCTGTACACGAGTCTGGGCATTGTGTATAAGAGACGCGGCGAGCTGGACAAGGCCGAGGAGATGTACAGGAAAGGATTGGAGCTTGACCAAGCCTTGGGCAGTAAGAAAGGTATGGCACTTGATTATGGCAATTTGGGCGAGGTATATCGAGTACGCGGTGATCTGGACAAGGCGGAAGAGATGTTTAAGAAAGCTCTCGAATTCAACGAAGCGTTAGGGAGCAAACAAGGCATGGCGCAGAATTACGGCAATCTGGGCCTTGTGTATGCGATACGCGGTGATCTGGACAAGGCGGAAGAGATGATTAAGAAAGCTCTCGAACTCGACGAAGCATTAGGGAGCAAACAAGGCATGGCGCAGAATTACGGCAATCTGGGCAATGTGTATCTGAAACGCGGCGAGTTGGACAAGGCGGAGGAGATGTACCGGAAGAGCCTTGAGATCAGCGAGGCGTTAGGACTGAAGGAAACCACGGCGGGTCAGTACGGCAATCTGGGCAAAGTGTATAAGGCACGCGGTGATCTGGACAAGGCGGAAGATATGCACAGGAAAGCTATCGAACTCAACGAAGCCTTGGGCAGCAGGGAAGGCATGGCAGCTAACTACGGAAATTTGGGAAAGGTGTATTTGAAACGCGGGGATCAGGACAAGGCCGAGGAGCTATGGAAGAAGAGTCTGCGTCTGTATGAAGAAATGGGGGCAATGCAGCACCCCGGTGCCAAGAAGGTGCAGCAGGCACTGGATGATCTGGCCCAATAA
- the mgtE gene encoding magnesium transporter produces MSETTPSWKTISELIAQEKNSELAQFLETLPSRDTARAVSRLTEKERIRLLTLLSPHDAADVIEYMPEAQAAEMVEDMPSEQAAAIMRELTSDHLTDVLEKMDSGASDAILLKMPHDDAEEARRLLSYDANCAGGLMISEFLAYSSENTISNVLDDLQANHEEYRDYHVQYFYVTDTENKLVGVLRIHDLLFPPPQTRLSEIMLKSPLSVSDTATLTELRDFFEEHNMFGTPVVNGTGVLVGVVLPQSIEEALRKQKTKIYLQLSGIIGGEEFRTMPLLSRSGRRLSWLSLNIVLNIIAASVIALYQDTLAAAITLAVFLPMVSDMSGCSGNQAVAVSMRELSLGLVRPKELFWVLAKEVKVGIINGLVLGLLLGGVAYLWKGNPWLGLVVGGALAANTLISVSLGGMLPLILKRLKLDPALVSGPLLTTVTDMCGFFLVLSFASAVLPKLTGM; encoded by the coding sequence ATGTCTGAAACAACGCCTTCCTGGAAAACGATCAGCGAGCTGATAGCACAAGAAAAAAACAGCGAGTTAGCACAATTTCTTGAAACACTGCCCTCTCGTGACACTGCCAGAGCTGTTTCGCGACTGACTGAAAAGGAAAGAATCCGCTTGCTCACCTTGCTCAGCCCGCATGATGCCGCTGATGTTATTGAGTATATGCCTGAAGCCCAGGCGGCAGAAATGGTCGAAGATATGCCGTCTGAACAAGCTGCGGCAATAATGAGGGAACTGACCAGTGATCACCTGACCGATGTGCTGGAAAAAATGGACAGTGGTGCAAGCGATGCTATTTTGCTCAAGATGCCCCATGATGATGCCGAAGAAGCAAGACGACTGTTGTCTTACGATGCAAACTGTGCTGGCGGTTTAATGATATCCGAGTTTCTTGCTTACTCCTCGGAAAACACCATCAGTAACGTCCTGGATGATTTGCAGGCTAATCATGAGGAATACCGTGATTACCATGTGCAATATTTCTATGTGACCGACACAGAAAATAAGCTGGTTGGTGTGCTTCGCATTCACGACTTACTTTTCCCACCCCCGCAGACACGACTCTCTGAAATCATGCTCAAATCACCTCTCAGTGTGTCGGATACGGCAACGTTAACAGAATTGCGGGATTTTTTCGAAGAACATAACATGTTCGGCACACCTGTTGTGAACGGAACAGGGGTACTCGTTGGCGTGGTGTTACCGCAGAGTATTGAAGAGGCCTTACGCAAACAAAAAACAAAAATTTATTTGCAGTTGAGCGGAATTATCGGTGGCGAAGAATTCCGTACCATGCCTCTGCTCTCCCGTTCGGGGCGGCGTCTGTCCTGGTTAAGCTTGAATATTGTCCTTAATATTATTGCTGCAAGTGTTATTGCTCTTTACCAGGACACACTGGCGGCAGCCATTACATTGGCTGTTTTTTTGCCCATGGTCAGTGATATGAGCGGTTGTTCCGGCAATCAGGCCGTGGCGGTTTCGATGCGTGAGCTTTCTCTTGGTTTGGTTCGACCAAAGGAGTTGTTCTGGGTGCTGGCCAAAGAAGTCAAGGTCGGAATAATCAACGGTCTGGTACTCGGACTGCTGCTTGGCGGAGTTGCCTATTTATGGAAAGGAAATCCTTGGCTCGGACTTGTTGTCGGAGGAGCTTTGGCTGCAAACACCTTAATTTCTGTCAGTCTTGGCGGGATGCTCCCTCTGATTTTAAAAAGGTTGAAACTCGACCCGGCGCTGGTCTCAGGACCGCTACTGACCACTGTCACTGATATGTGTGGCTTTTTCCTGGTTTTGAGTTTTGCAAGTGCTGTTTTGCCGAAACTGACAGGTATGTGA
- a CDS encoding septal ring lytic transglycosylase RlpA family protein, whose amino-acid sequence MSTTKSSRWKSISLTPLLLLCLLLLVNGCTSKKLATEPQDATSEIEVLRKQEEENKKEEQKERKEQEDKEVEKKDGQREEAGQQGKQQKKKKKLKKRKKLPATQRPYVIEGQTYFPVPSAEGYEETGLASWYGDPFHGRKTANGETYDMYGVTAAHKTLPMNTMLLVKNLANGKTTTVRINDRGPFVDGRIIDLSYTTAKKLGVVHRGTEKVQIIALCAAEEQGTDRELLAGSDEYDVDDAGNKEERGKDLEIPVLAVQGKQGKKKKSKAPARVTGAMCAVIRPDGKKQRIRQNFDKGNFYIQVGSFEEKAKASKLARTFAAKGRNVIIQKFAAAGTSLFRVQVFSSTSLKEAKKHKEKLATQGFEHAFVIARDNKPQGKGKKKTARKGGKESGKGLAEKIAASN is encoded by the coding sequence ATGAGCACAACAAAATCATCTCGATGGAAGAGTATTTCCCTTACGCCTCTCCTGTTGCTCTGCCTGCTGCTGCTCGTGAACGGCTGCACAAGCAAGAAGCTTGCCACTGAACCCCAAGATGCTACTTCTGAGATTGAGGTGCTTCGGAAGCAAGAAGAAGAGAACAAAAAGGAAGAGCAGAAAGAGCGGAAAGAACAGGAAGACAAAGAAGTAGAGAAAAAGGACGGACAGCGAGAGGAGGCGGGACAGCAGGGCAAACAGCAGAAAAAAAAGAAGAAACTGAAGAAACGGAAAAAGCTCCCAGCAACCCAACGTCCTTATGTTATTGAAGGACAGACCTATTTTCCCGTTCCTTCAGCTGAGGGCTATGAGGAAACAGGGTTGGCCTCTTGGTACGGTGATCCTTTTCACGGACGCAAGACCGCCAACGGGGAGACCTATGATATGTACGGCGTGACAGCGGCTCATAAGACCCTGCCTATGAATACCATGCTCTTGGTGAAAAATCTGGCAAACGGCAAGACAACCACTGTTCGCATCAATGACCGGGGTCCTTTTGTTGACGGTCGAATTATTGATTTAAGCTATACCACAGCTAAAAAGCTAGGGGTTGTTCATCGCGGGACAGAGAAGGTGCAGATCATTGCACTTTGCGCAGCAGAAGAGCAGGGCACAGACCGGGAGCTTCTGGCCGGGTCTGATGAATATGATGTAGATGATGCGGGAAATAAGGAAGAAAGGGGAAAGGACCTGGAAATCCCAGTTCTTGCCGTGCAAGGTAAACAGGGCAAAAAGAAAAAATCCAAAGCACCAGCGCGAGTAACAGGTGCCATGTGCGCGGTTATCCGCCCAGATGGTAAAAAACAGCGGATCCGTCAAAATTTTGACAAGGGTAATTTTTACATTCAGGTCGGCTCCTTTGAGGAAAAAGCAAAAGCGAGCAAGCTGGCCCGTACTTTTGCCGCCAAGGGACGGAACGTGATTATTCAGAAGTTTGCCGCTGCCGGGACCAGCCTTTTCCGGGTACAGGTGTTCAGCAGCACCTCGTTAAAAGAGGCGAAAAAGCATAAAGAGAAGCTGGCTACGCAAGGCTTTGAGCATGCCTTTGTGATTGCAAGGGATAACAAGCCGCAGGGCAAGGGCAAGAAAAAAACAGCCCGGAAGGGCGGCAAGGAAAGCGGCAAGGGTTTGGCTGAAAAGATAGCGGCAAGTAATTAA